The sequence GGATGATCCTCTGGGGAACCTGAACCTGGCTTTTGACATTGCTGAGAAACACCTGGACATTCCCAAAATGCTGGATGCAGAGGGTAATGTTTAATGGAGTAAGACTTAACATGAATTATTTGTTTCAAGGGTTCAGTAATTTACCTAACTGCTACAATATGACATTCAGGCACGAGTATGAAGTTAGAGGTCTGTTTTTCGCCCtggtctctctcacacagacgaGGGGAGGGATTTCAAACAACTGCTATGATTTATGTCTCCAGTTATCACATAGTTTCAAAGGCACAGAAGGTGACAACAATTTTAAGCAGTTGTGTTGTAAAGGCTTTCATCGCCACTACTGTGATGACTGGATCAGATTGACTTCAGTCAgtgaaacataaaacaagttACTGATGCTCCATTTAATCCTGCCAGaaggtttgtttttccttcatttcaCACCAGCTTAATGGTGCCCCGGCCAGTCAACCGTGCCCTATTGCAGAAATGAAACCATAACAAACCATATTCCCAAAAGTAGCGTAGAGCAGGAGCAGGTTCCAGATGAATGTGCTGAAACCTGTGCTCTCTCCATCATCATTAACCTTACTGTTTTTACCTTTCTCTCCCTATTTTCCACCTTTGCATTTGCTGCCCTTTCGATGCTGTAGACATCATCAACACCCCCAAGCCTGATGAGAGAGCTATCATGACCTATGTGTCCTGCTTTTACCATGCTTTTGCTGGAGCTGAACAGGTAAAAAGGGTGAAGCTCTAGCATTACAACTTGTATGTTTTAATGCAGTAACTATCTCTCATGTCcatacacatttttttgagGATAGGTTTTGCTGCAGAAAAAATCTACTGACAGTTTTACATGGTGTTTAGAGCAATAACATTGTGAGGTTAATGGTAGAAATATTTGAATGTTGGTTGGTGAACATGGCACattgctttacttttttttttaatgttattagaTCATTTGTTTGCCCTGCTGCCATTCCTTCTATCTCCTTCCATTCTCAGGCAGAGACGGCTGCGAACAGGATCTGCAAGGTGCTGGGTGTCAACCAAGAGAATGAGAAACTGATGGAGGAGTATGAGAGACTGGCCAGTgaggtaaaacaaaaaagagttTAAATCCTCCCAAAAAACTGATTTCTTCTATTAGATGATGACACTCTGTGTAATGAAACCTTTGATTTTTTGAAGGAGAAATTAAATTGTGGGACATAATTATGAATATTACACAAGCACAAGTCCTCTGCTCTACATGTAAAGCTAGTTCAAAGTACTTTAATGCTCTCTTTACATAACAGCTACAGAATTCAGTTaatgatataaaataattaaaatctgTAATGTATATTATTTTCTATCCCTAGCTTTTCTATCCATCCCATTTCCTGAAATGATTAATAATTCATCACAGTCTTTCTGGCACTTTTGTATCTCACCATGGAGCTCTCTTGCCTCCTCATTTATTCCCAAGTTCCTCTTGTGTCCCTCAGCTGCTGGAGTGGATCCGCCGCACCACTCCCTGGTTGGAGAACCGGACGCCGGAGAAGACTATGGTGGAGATGCAGAGGAAGCTGGAGGATTTCAGGGACTACAGGCGCATGCACAAGCCCCCTAAGGTGCAGGAGAAGTGCCAGCTGGAGATCAGCTTCAACACCCTGCAGACCAAACTGCGTATCAGCAATCGTCCCGCCTTCATGCCCTCTGAGGGGAAGATGGTGTCTGTGAGTCACTACTCCAATCCAAATTCTTCCCactgttttcatcattttgactGTGAGTTTGGATCCGCTCATAATTTAACAATCAAAGGAGTTGTCACATTTGTAACTGTGTATAATTGTTTCTGTCTAGTCTCATGGCAAATGTTTGTGTACTCCCATCTGAATGACACAAGGACTAACAGGTTTTGCCTGTCTGCAAATAGAGggaaaatgtcttattacactACTCTAATGGTTCACATGGACAGATCAAACAAGCAATGATATTAGCAAACTATTTTTGCTATGGTCACAAGTGTCTTATTACAGTAGTGCCCCTTATTTATGAATTTTCCATATGTGCAATAATAAAATTGGGTCAAAACAAGTTAACAGATTGACATGTATAgcagttatttttcattgaTGTTGTGTTTGCGTGCAGGACATAGCCAGTGCATGGCAGGGCCTGGAGCAGGCAGAGAAGGGCTACGAGGAGTGGCTCCTCACAGAGATCCGTAGGCTGGAGAGGCTGGACCACCTGGCTGAGAAGTTTCGTCAAAAAGCCACCAATCACGAGACCTGGGCTAGCGGTCAGTCCTCACTCAGTTTGGCTGTTTATCTGTTTGcacatttgtatttgcatttgccggctatctctctctgtttcatctATGGGTCTGCATATCTTTGTTATGCCTGTGCCGTCCATCAGCTCTCTGTTCTTTCCCtccatgttttattgttgttgtttttttttttttttacctctgtaGTTTGTTTACTTTCATCCCAAAGGAGATGAGATATAACGTTGTTTCATCCTTCCAATCAGATTAAGCTGTAGTGAATTGCCACAggtctttctctccatctgctaTACCCAAAGAAGTGCTGAACTCACTAACGATCTCTCATCATCTTTCTTACctcctctttgttgttgttgttgtgtgtgtgtgtgtgtgtgtgtgtgtgtgtgtttgtgtgtgtgtgtgacattcaGGCAAGGAGTATCTCCTGTCCCAGAAGGACTATGAATCGGCCACCTTGACAGAGGTACGGGCACTGCTTCGGAAACATGAGGCCTTTGAAAGTGACCTGGCAGCACACCAGGACAGAGTGGAGCAGATTGCAGCCATCGCACAGGAGCTAAAGTACGCACTCCCTATAGCATCGGCTTTCAGTCATGCCTCATGGAGGCccaacatgacagccagacatGACGACAGAGCAGGAAACTCACTAGTAAAATCACCTGGTatagtgttgtttttcttttgtgtaaagattatttttctggCAGTTCTGATACATGCAGCGGTGTCCCTAGGATCCTCAGGGGTCCTTGACGAGGTTCTTGGGTGTCCCcaaaaattgtgaatattttaatgtcacaattaaattatgttaataataataataataataacaacaacaacaacaacaacaataatattaataataataatgttgacCTTTTTAATAGCATGAAATACAGCTCAAAGTGTTTTACAAGAAAATGgtattaaaaacaaagacatattTAAAATAGGAAATATAACACAATGAtacaaagcaataaaacaataaaattctaGAGAGTTAACAACAggtaaagacagagagataacaAAAGATAGTAGGTAGATAGTAGTTTGACCAAATTCTGGATATAAAAGCACAACAGTATCACAGATATCAGAAGTTGCGTTAATCAACTGTAAAAATAAGTTTTTAACTACATATTATTTCAATGACTAGAAGTTAGCCTGATGAGagaatgtgtgaaaatgactaTTTGGCTCACAGAGTGGTGAGTATTTGATTTAAGGGAGTCCTTGACttaaaaaggttgagaaccactggtctgcAGTGTAAAGTGGAAAATGACAGGGTGGATAACAGGAAGTGACATGCAATAAAGGATTCATATCCAGAGCACTGCACCTACAATGTAGGTGCAGTTGCCTATTAATAcatctgttttctttatttttttccactcttgGGATGGTGGAAGGAAGACATGGACATTTTAGACTATCATATAGAGTAAAAGTGGTGTCTCAGATGGATTTTCAGTGTCTGCAAAGTGTGAGTTGCATGTGGGAATCACTGTCGTACCATGTTTTCGTATTTGTTTTGATCATTGGaatgatttgtaaaatgagtgTATTGAAACCTTTTCCTTTATACTCGAGTGCATTTCATTCAATACTTCACTCAACAAGGGAGAACATGGTTCACAGGCTTAATCTGTAGTCAATGATCGCCACCTGTCCATCGTTACCTCCTCAGTCTGTGATTGACCACAGACTGCTTCCTGCTTCACATTTCACTAACACCCACTCATGCAGCTGGGTGTAGCGTTTCAGAGCATGAGCATCATGGCTGGGAGGGTTCGTACAAGGTATGTGGCCCTGTTAAACGATTGTatcctctgttgttgtttttacagcttgtttttatttcttgtatTGTTTCAAATGGTTGACCAAACGATTTTATTTCCTTACAGCCATCTGCTCCTGGTTGCTCTGTTAAGCCGCAGTGTCCATTGCTTTCCTGCTAAAGGTAAGAGTAACTTTGTCAACCGAAACACCTAAATCAGTGCAGTCAAACTGGATTCGATATTAAACCTCGGCTTTACATGTTGGGTTATTGAAATTTCAATACAGCTTTATCCCCCTAGGTTGGAGCCAGAATGATCCTGCTTATGAGGACACCTTCACAAACATGGAGCAGTCTCCAAGCCTCTATTATGGTTCATCCACAACTGCTGTTACCCAGCCTACCAGTAACAACCAAAATGTTGGCTTCCCTCAGTATGCCGTTTCAGCCGCATATGAACCAGCAGAGGAAGTGTACTCGGCAGAGACTTACCAAACGAGTTATTACCCTACTTTCAATAACCCTGCTCCACACCTGTCCAGTGTAGATTCTGGCTGGGATCCTGAGGAGGAACCTCctaccagccaatcagtgtCCAGAACGTCTGAGCCCAGGCCTAACATgttccttcctccccctccaccaACTAAGTTCCAGGCAGGTGAACTAGCTCACATGGAACAAATCTATGATCATGGAAATTCAGAGCATgaaacagaggagcagagttacatgccaccaccaccaccaccacctcccttCCCAGGACCTAGTAATCCAGAGGGCTTCCAGGCTGGTGAGCTGACCCACTTTTCATCAATTTACGAGcatggagatgaggagagagaaactgaagagCATTTCCTGCCAATGATTCCCTACAAGATGGCTCCTCAACCAGTAGAATCCCCGAACCAGAAGTCAGTCAATGTACCTGACCCAGATAATCTTGAGGTTCCTGAAGTCCCTGCGCCACCTGTCTCTCAAATGCTAAGGCCAGTTCCAGGAAGCCATTACTACCTCTTTTTGACTGGTCAGCTCCCTCCCGGCACAGTCACACATTACCAGTCTGATTATGAGCATGGCAGAGACCACTGGAGTGATTTCCACTATGAGAGACACCACTTCCCTATCGACCCACCTCCGAGCAGCCCCGCTCAAAAACAGGATTTCCCCAGTGACTCTAGCTTTATATACCAGCACCAGGAGCCTCCCCAGCCACCATCAACTCAACCTGGACATGAAGCTCGCTTTGCAACTAAGATGTAGAAATTAGTTAATGTGACCGGTAAAGCTTGGTGAGGgtaattttgctgttaaaatggACTCAAGTAGTCAAGACAACTTgaataaaaaaattttaaacTGAAGATGGTCTTTATTTCTTAGATGGGCTACACTTTGCATCTATAGTACCCAA is a genomic window of Myripristis murdjan chromosome 15, fMyrMur1.1, whole genome shotgun sequence containing:
- the LOC115372537 gene encoding leucine-rich repeat extensin-like protein 5 isoform X2 codes for the protein MEQSPSLYYGSSTTAVTQPTSNNQNVGFPQYAVSAAYEPAEEVYSAETYQTSYYPTFNNPAPHLSSVDSGWDPEEEPPTSQSVSRTSEPRPNMFLPPPPPTKFQAGELAHMEQIYDHGNSEHETEEQSYMPPPPPPPPFPGPSNPEGFQAGELTHFSSIYEHGDEERETEEHFLPMIPYKMAPQPVESPNQKSVNVPDPDNLEVPEVPAPPVSQMLRPVPGSHYYLFLTGQLPPGTVTHYQSDYEHGRDHWSDFHYERHHFPIDPPPSSPAQKQDFPSDSSFIYQHQEPPQPPSTQPGHEARFATKM
- the LOC115372537 gene encoding leucine-rich repeat extensin-like protein 5 isoform X1; this encodes MQLGVAFQSMSIMAGRVRTSHLLLVALLSRSVHCFPAKGWSQNDPAYEDTFTNMEQSPSLYYGSSTTAVTQPTSNNQNVGFPQYAVSAAYEPAEEVYSAETYQTSYYPTFNNPAPHLSSVDSGWDPEEEPPTSQSVSRTSEPRPNMFLPPPPPTKFQAGELAHMEQIYDHGNSEHETEEQSYMPPPPPPPPFPGPSNPEGFQAGELTHFSSIYEHGDEERETEEHFLPMIPYKMAPQPVESPNQKSVNVPDPDNLEVPEVPAPPVSQMLRPVPGSHYYLFLTGQLPPGTVTHYQSDYEHGRDHWSDFHYERHHFPIDPPPSSPAQKQDFPSDSSFIYQHQEPPQPPSTQPGHEARFATKM